A region of Bicyclus anynana chromosome 17, ilBicAnyn1.1, whole genome shotgun sequence DNA encodes the following proteins:
- the LOC112049303 gene encoding BTB/POZ domain-containing protein 2 — protein MASGFQNEIVNRLLNVRLEEANGDEQPPQNMLPSNRQQRQSRNEDDNHQNEPTPSSSAIENLQPTNNTGGRLHNWQATKTTVKERLSFLFNNEILSDVHFIVGKEANQQVIPAHKFVLSVGSAVFDAMFNGVLATKSEEVELPDVEPAAFLHLLKFLYSDEVRIGPESVMTTLYTAKKYAVAALEEHCVEFLKINLGTDNAFLLLTQARLFDEPQLAALCLEMIDKNTTDALNAEGFTDIDQDTLNAVLERDTLRIREAKIFSAVLRWSEAECIRRQLHVTPINQRTVLGRAFHAIRFPLMSVEEFAMGPAQSGLLDDREIVQLFLYFTVNPKPNVGFLDTPRCCMTGKELTVNRFSQTESRWGYSGTTDRIRFTVDQRIFVVGFGLYGSYFGPTEYEVHLQIIHLATKKVCGSNTTTFCCDGTDDTFRAMFKEPVEILPNTSYIASAKLKGTDSYYGTRGLRRVTVDCNNGEKVVFQFSYAAGNNNGTSVEDGQIPAIIFHI, from the exons aTGGCATCTGGTTTCCAGAATGAGATTGTTAATAGATTACTCAATGTGAGGCTGGAGGAGGCGAATGGTGATGAACAGCCGCCTCAGAACATGCTGCCTTCCAACAGGCAGCAGCGACAAAGCCGGAACGAGGATGACAATCATCAAAATGAACCTACGCCTTCTTCCTCCGCGATAGAGAACCTACAGCCAACAAACAACACAGGCGGGAGACTCCACAACTGGCAGGCCACGAAAACTACAGTAAAAGAACGTTTATCATTCCTCTTCAACAATGAAATACTTTCCGACGTCCATTTCATTGTAGGTAAAGAGGCGAATCAACAAGTGATACCGGCGCACAAGTTTGTGCTATCCGTAGGCAGCGCTGTCTTCGACGCGATGTTCAATGGTGTGCTAGCTACAAAATCAGAAGAGGTTGAATTACCTGACGTCGAGCCAGCTGCGTTTCTACACCTGTTGAAGTTTCTATATTCTGATGAAGTACGAATCGGTCCTGAAAGTGTCATGACTACTCTGTATACAGCCAAGAAATACGCTGTGGCGGCGCTAGAAGAGCATTGTGTTGAGTTTTTGAAAATCAATTTGGGCACTGACAATGCCTTTCTGCTGTTGACGCAGGCGAGATTGTTTGATGAGCCTCAGTTAGCTGCTTTGTGTTTGGAGATGATAGATAAGAACACAACTGATGCATTGAATGCTGAAGGTTTCACAGACATTGATCAAGACACTTTGAATGCTGTTTTAGAAAG agACACTTTGCGTATACGTGAAGCTAAGATTTTCTCAGCGGTGCTTCGCTGGTCGGAGGCGGAGTGTATAAGGCGCCAGCTACATGTGACGCCGATAAACCAAAGAACGGTCCTAGGCAGAGCCTTCCATGCTATAAGGTTCCCCTTAATGTCGGTAGAAGAATTTGCAATGGGACCAGCTCAAAGCGGTTTGCTAGATGACAGAGAGATTGTCCAGTTATTTCTATACTTTACAGTCAACCCTAAACCGAACGTCGGGTTTCTGGACACCCCGAGATGCTGCATGACTGGTAAAGAGCTGACAGTGAATAGATTCTCTCAGACAGAGTCCCGTTGGGGCTACAGTGGGACTACAGATAGGATCAGGTTCACTGTGGACCAGAGGATCTTTGTTGTAGGATTTGGGTTGTATGGATCTTACTTTGGACCGACAGAATATGAAGTTCATTTACAG ATAATCCACCTGGCCACAAAGAAGGTGTGCGGCTCCAACACCACCACATTCTGCTGCGACGGCACCGACGACACCTTCCGCGCCATGTTCAAGGAGCCCGTCGAGATCCTGCCCAACACCTCATACATTGCCAGCGCCAAACTTAAG GGCACCGACTCGTACTACGGCACGCGCGGGCTGCGGCGCGTCACCGTGGACTGCAACAACGGGGAGAAGGTGGTGTTCCAGTTCTCGTATGCGGCCGGGAACAACAACGGCACCTCCGTGGAGGACGGACAGATCCCCGCCATCATATTCCACATATAG